One genomic segment of Desulfocapsa sulfexigens DSM 10523 includes these proteins:
- the pyk gene encoding pyruvate kinase yields the protein MRILILEDSKASRVLLEARLNKAGHTTQSAVNGRQGFFLATSRQYDAIISDLNMPGWDGFKFIEAMKVVCPRIPIIVITGSANEPDTKERLLSFEMVIGVFGKPFDFDKINVLLSQLKGQSNSSVSKMARIVATIGPASNSKEILGKMIVAGMDVARLNFSHGTHEEHGQTLANIRAAETEWGKPIAVLQDLCGPKIRTGQMEKNGVQLTVGKTVIIQADETVGTASRFSTIAPEILIDLREGDPILLDDGLLELKVTKEGAREVLCKIIVGGILKSSKGINLPMTQLSLPSVTEKDKRDLAWGLDHSIDYVALSFVRSAAEIRDIKKIIAASGKRDIRVIAKIEKPEAVEHITDIIEAADAIMIARGDMGIELPAARVPRIQQEIINLCWQQNTPVITATQMLDSMTANTIPTRAEVTDVSVAIKEGTDAVMLSGETAAGKDPVNVVRTMASIITEEEQYQFKDPFENIKDDTTRANPAITAAANLPGVVLTMLLDARGVLYQQLSKYSRNEPNILVTRSLHVARHSSLYKNLVPIIIRDDIPRDEVVFKAMGIAKEWGYLKTGDIFAVVEGERLTQGGIPQTGAFQLITVS from the coding sequence ATGCGCATACTCATCCTCGAAGACTCCAAAGCCAGCAGGGTGCTGCTGGAAGCCCGCCTCAACAAAGCAGGCCATACAACTCAATCTGCAGTCAACGGCCGTCAGGGGTTCTTCCTGGCAACATCCAGACAGTACGACGCAATCATCAGTGATCTCAATATGCCCGGCTGGGATGGTTTCAAATTTATTGAAGCCATGAAGGTTGTCTGTCCCCGAATTCCCATTATTGTTATAACCGGATCTGCCAACGAACCAGACACCAAAGAACGTCTTCTTTCCTTCGAAATGGTTATCGGAGTCTTTGGAAAACCGTTTGACTTCGATAAAATCAATGTGCTGCTCAGCCAGTTAAAAGGGCAAAGCAACAGCTCGGTCAGCAAAATGGCAAGGATCGTCGCAACCATCGGGCCTGCAAGCAACAGTAAAGAAATTCTCGGCAAAATGATCGTGGCGGGGATGGATGTGGCAAGACTGAATTTTTCCCACGGAACCCACGAGGAGCACGGCCAAACTCTCGCAAACATTCGTGCCGCCGAGACCGAATGGGGAAAACCGATCGCCGTCCTGCAGGATCTCTGTGGACCAAAAATCCGCACCGGACAGATGGAAAAAAATGGTGTACAGCTAACGGTCGGGAAGACTGTCATTATCCAGGCCGATGAAACAGTCGGGACCGCCAGTCGCTTTTCAACCATTGCTCCCGAAATCCTGATCGATCTCCGGGAGGGCGACCCAATACTGCTTGACGATGGCCTACTGGAACTGAAGGTTACAAAAGAAGGTGCCAGGGAAGTCCTCTGTAAAATTATTGTGGGTGGCATTTTAAAATCCAGCAAAGGAATTAACCTCCCCATGACCCAGCTTTCTCTTCCATCGGTCACTGAAAAGGATAAGCGTGACCTGGCATGGGGACTTGACCACTCCATTGATTATGTGGCCCTCTCCTTTGTCCGTTCTGCAGCGGAAATTCGTGACATAAAAAAAATCATTGCCGCATCCGGTAAAAGAGATATCCGGGTTATTGCCAAAATTGAAAAACCTGAAGCAGTGGAGCATATAACAGACATTATCGAGGCTGCCGATGCCATCATGATTGCCCGTGGTGACATGGGGATTGAGCTTCCTGCCGCCCGGGTTCCACGAATCCAACAGGAAATAATCAACCTCTGCTGGCAACAGAACACACCCGTTATAACTGCCACCCAGATGCTTGATTCCATGACTGCAAACACAATACCAACACGGGCTGAAGTGACAGATGTCTCTGTGGCCATCAAAGAAGGAACCGATGCCGTAATGCTTTCCGGCGAAACAGCTGCCGGAAAGGATCCGGTAAATGTGGTACGAACCATGGCCTCAATTATCACCGAAGAAGAACAGTATCAGTTCAAAGATCCCTTTGAAAATATAAAGGATGACACAACAAGGGCTAACCCTGCAATCACCGCAGCAGCCAACCTTCCCGGTGTGGTACTGACAATGCTACTGGACGCACGGGGTGTACTCTACCAGCAGTTGTCAAAGTACAGCCGTAACGAGCCTAATATCCTGGTGACACGGTCACTCCATGTTGCCAGACATTCAAGCCTTTACAAGAACCTGGTGCCTATCATTATACGAGATGACATTCCACGTGATGAAGTTGTTTTCAAGGCCATGGGTATAGCAAAAGAGTGGGGGTACTTGAAGACAGGTGACATTTTTGCTGTGGTTGAAGGTGAACGCCTGACCCAGGGAGGGATCCCACAGACAGGTGCATTCCAGCTCATCACCGTTAGCTGA
- a CDS encoding response regulator, with protein sequence MIRKILLVDNDQILQLALKRKLAAFEEEFQVVQAVDGFDALKKLEKAAFSLICTELMMPRMDGIGLINHVRTKYPDIPIIVISGMKKSDIPDIEQVQQMVAYLEKPFRETELPELIRTVLRKEAKEGIMNNVSPTMFLQLMEMEGKTCTIRMLDNGSDEGGILYLKDGQLLDARVGKYKGIKAATRVFFWDDVTVFLRHDCPFMENMVNSPVQTIIMAALVAKDEHADSTTAAREAANQNSEGAENLSLDELKKFIIQELGGMSGVGAIAGESSMIAVNSKLAMLGKSSGLGVFKAAYIEGQDGRTALLVPGNPPARMDVTSECPVEELLRKLKARA encoded by the coding sequence ATGATCCGAAAAATTCTTTTAGTGGATAATGATCAGATCCTGCAGCTTGCTCTGAAGCGAAAGTTAGCCGCCTTTGAAGAGGAATTTCAGGTTGTTCAAGCAGTGGATGGTTTTGATGCCCTGAAAAAACTGGAGAAAGCCGCTTTTTCTTTGATTTGCACAGAACTGATGATGCCAAGAATGGATGGCATTGGTCTGATCAACCATGTTCGGACCAAATATCCCGACATCCCGATTATTGTTATTTCCGGGATGAAGAAAAGTGATATACCTGATATTGAACAGGTTCAGCAGATGGTCGCCTATCTTGAAAAACCCTTTCGTGAAACTGAACTACCGGAATTGATCCGGACTGTTTTAAGGAAGGAGGCGAAAGAAGGGATTATGAATAATGTTTCCCCAACAATGTTTCTCCAGCTTATGGAGATGGAAGGGAAAACATGTACCATACGTATGCTTGATAACGGTTCGGACGAGGGGGGGATACTCTATCTTAAAGATGGCCAGTTGCTTGATGCCAGAGTTGGGAAATATAAAGGGATTAAAGCGGCAACCAGAGTATTCTTCTGGGATGATGTGACTGTGTTTCTCCGGCATGATTGTCCATTTATGGAGAATATGGTTAACAGTCCAGTCCAGACAATAATCATGGCGGCTTTGGTGGCAAAGGATGAACATGCTGATTCTACTACTGCTGCCAGGGAAGCTGCAAACCAAAATTCTGAAGGAGCTGAAAATTTGTCACTCGACGAGTTAAAAAAATTTATTATTCAAGAGTTGGGCGGGATGTCCGGTGTTGGGGCAATTGCCGGTGAAAGTAGCATGATAGCTGTAAACAGTAAACTGGCAATGCTGGGTAAATCTTCAGGGCTTGGGGTTTTTAAGGCTGCTTATATTGAAGGACAGGACGGCAGGACTGCTCTTCTGGTGCCAGGAAATCCACCGGCACGAATGGATGTTACCTCTGAATGTCCGGTTGAGGAGCTTCTTCGTAAATTGAAGGCGCGTGCCTGA
- the fdhF gene encoding formate dehydrogenase subunit alpha: MKEPLLRQNGILQEVSWDEALDFTAAALLHAKETTGPDSIGVLSSAKCSNEENYLLQKLTRAGLGTNNIDHCARLUHSSTVVGLATSFGSGAMTNSIGELIDADVLLITGSNTTETHPQIGRNILEAVDRGAKLLVIDPRKTDIARQADIHLALRPGTDIALINAMMRIILDEDLADDLFISMRTENFIALRDYLHRLDLDELARITEIDRATIREAACIYARSSKSVICYCLGVTQHTCGTDNVQAVANLAMLTGNVEKKHSGVDPLRGQNNVQGACDMAALPAVLPGYQSLADLEVQKRFRDVWKHDVPTTPGKSLTEMTHSGKDGAIKAMFIMGENPALSDPHLNRVKTTLENLDFLAVSDIFLTETAQLADVVFPAASFAEKGGTITNSERRVQICRRAIPPIHNCRPDSHIIMDLGKRIGCPGMDFDSDAEIMEEISLLTPIYGGMHHDRLARNHGLQWPCLDRNHPGTEFLHKYYFARGKGRFTITRHQEPYEKTEKKYPFTLVTGRGSYHHYHTATMSRNSKRLVREYPLALLEINRADCEKLQLKDGETVELSSKRGTVRITTQVTDRVKPGTVFSSFHFFEVPINELTVDAMDPKSKCPEFKVCAVQLKKVAHD; this comes from the coding sequence CTGAAAGAACCATTACTCAGGCAAAACGGCATACTTCAAGAGGTAAGCTGGGATGAAGCTCTGGATTTTACTGCCGCAGCACTTCTCCATGCAAAAGAAACAACCGGTCCCGACAGCATAGGTGTGCTTTCGAGCGCAAAATGCAGTAACGAAGAAAACTATCTCCTCCAGAAACTCACCCGGGCCGGGCTCGGCACCAACAATATTGATCACTGCGCACGACTCTGACATTCTTCCACTGTGGTAGGTCTTGCCACAAGCTTTGGATCCGGTGCCATGACAAATTCCATTGGTGAACTCATTGATGCCGACGTCCTTCTCATCACCGGTTCCAATACCACGGAGACCCACCCTCAGATTGGCCGTAATATATTAGAAGCTGTGGATCGCGGGGCAAAACTGCTCGTCATCGATCCACGCAAAACAGATATTGCCAGACAGGCTGATATCCATCTTGCACTCCGTCCGGGAACCGATATTGCCCTGATCAATGCCATGATGCGTATCATCCTTGACGAAGATCTTGCCGACGATCTTTTTATCTCCATGCGCACGGAGAATTTCATCGCTCTTCGTGACTATCTCCATCGTCTTGATCTTGATGAGCTGGCACGCATCACAGAAATCGACCGTGCCACAATCCGCGAAGCTGCCTGCATCTACGCCAGAAGCAGCAAATCCGTTATCTGCTACTGCCTTGGAGTCACTCAACATACCTGCGGCACTGATAATGTTCAGGCCGTGGCCAACCTTGCCATGCTCACCGGCAATGTCGAAAAAAAGCATAGTGGGGTTGATCCCCTTCGTGGCCAGAACAACGTTCAGGGTGCCTGTGATATGGCAGCACTTCCAGCGGTATTGCCTGGCTATCAAAGCCTTGCCGACCTTGAGGTGCAAAAGCGTTTTCGAGATGTCTGGAAGCATGACGTCCCGACTACTCCCGGAAAAAGCCTGACAGAAATGACCCATTCTGGAAAAGATGGAGCCATTAAAGCCATGTTTATCATGGGCGAAAACCCGGCACTCAGCGATCCCCACTTGAACCGTGTGAAAACCACCCTGGAGAATCTCGACTTTCTGGCAGTATCCGACATATTTCTCACTGAAACGGCACAGCTCGCCGATGTGGTTTTTCCTGCCGCCTCCTTTGCTGAAAAGGGTGGCACCATCACCAACTCCGAACGAAGGGTACAGATTTGCCGACGTGCCATTCCCCCCATCCACAATTGTCGCCCTGACAGCCACATCATCATGGATCTCGGAAAACGTATTGGCTGCCCCGGCATGGACTTTGACAGCGATGCCGAAATAATGGAAGAGATCAGTCTGCTCACCCCCATCTATGGAGGCATGCATCACGACAGACTTGCCCGGAACCACGGCCTGCAATGGCCCTGCCTTGATCGGAATCATCCCGGCACCGAATTCCTTCACAAGTATTATTTCGCCAGGGGAAAAGGCCGGTTCACCATCACCAGACACCAGGAGCCCTACGAGAAGACAGAAAAGAAATACCCATTCACCCTCGTCACCGGCCGTGGCTCCTATCACCACTATCACACGGCAACCATGAGCAGAAATTCCAAACGACTGGTACGAGAATATCCGCTGGCTTTGCTTGAAATCAACAGAGCAGACTGTGAAAAATTGCAACTGAAAGACGGCGAGACCGTTGAACTCAGCTCAAAACGCGGGACAGTGCGGATAACCACTCAGGTCACCGATCGCGTCAAACCAGGTACTGTCTTTTCCTCCTTCCACTTTTTTGAAGTTCCCATCAATGAGCTCACCGTTGATGCCATGGATCCGAAATCAAAATGCCCGGAATTTAAAGTCTGTGCAGTACAACTCAAAAAGGTGGCTCATGATTGA
- a CDS encoding ASKHA domain-containing protein, with protein sequence MNTTQETSTVTFLPANKSITVKNRSTLMEAARTAGVHINASCGGAGVCGKCRVIIEQGMVTGGESEKLSATEYVRGYRQACTAEISHDITVRVPEESGRQKGGLSTDIPLRHHARMHVFNIDELKEAGIFYPPVEKLCLELLKPDANDNRADVGRLIQGLADQHNKHRLVTGLPVMRKIRAALREKNFLVTVTLEQPVNNKSKSHLLNIQPGRWDHRNFGLAIDIGTTTIHGVLIDLYSGKILAKDSCYNPQMSYGEDVISRIIYAEKPKGLAMMQDLVVEAINTLIGNMLNKAVPPENSGHGAISRDEINSITIAGNTTMTHLLLQLEPDNIRRSPYVPVSTFFPPLRAADLGIELPQHCVSLLFPAISSYVGGDIVAGVMGSGMYRTELLTLFIDVGTNAEIVIGNREWLACAACSAGPAFEGGGITHGMRAVEGAISDFSLNPETLEPMNVTEGNKAPIGICGSGLLIIVATLFEHGVLNQSGKFNDLDSSRIRKGRSGMEYVLAWEDECAAGHDIVLNEVDIDNFIRAKAAIFAGVSTLMEQVGLEVGDLEQVILAGGFGSFIDLDSAMTVGLLPEIDPDTILYVGNGSLMGAWMSELSNHIRQDVVSVVRKMTSFELSEVPSFKDQYVASIFLPHTDLSLFPGAMQRRAARTPPSIPR encoded by the coding sequence ATGAATACAACACAGGAAACCAGCACTGTTACCTTTCTTCCTGCCAATAAAAGTATCACAGTGAAAAACAGAAGCACTCTTATGGAGGCAGCCAGGACAGCTGGCGTACATATCAACGCATCCTGCGGTGGTGCAGGGGTCTGCGGAAAATGCCGGGTAATTATTGAGCAGGGCATGGTGACAGGTGGAGAAAGTGAAAAGCTCTCAGCTACAGAATATGTGCGGGGCTACCGACAGGCATGCACGGCAGAGATCAGTCATGACATCACCGTACGCGTTCCTGAAGAATCAGGACGCCAGAAAGGGGGATTAAGTACTGACATTCCCCTTCGCCACCATGCCCGTATGCACGTCTTTAATATTGATGAACTCAAGGAGGCAGGCATCTTCTACCCACCGGTGGAAAAACTCTGTCTGGAACTCTTGAAACCTGATGCAAACGACAATCGGGCCGATGTAGGACGTCTGATCCAGGGCCTGGCTGATCAGCACAACAAGCATCGACTTGTCACCGGCCTTCCCGTTATGCGGAAAATCAGAGCTGCACTGCGGGAAAAAAATTTTCTGGTCACGGTAACCCTGGAACAACCCGTGAACAACAAATCAAAGAGTCACCTCCTTAACATTCAACCGGGCAGATGGGATCACCGCAACTTCGGCCTTGCCATTGATATTGGCACCACCACCATCCATGGAGTTTTAATCGATCTTTACAGTGGCAAGATCCTGGCTAAGGATTCCTGCTATAATCCTCAAATGAGCTATGGTGAAGATGTCATTTCACGAATCATCTACGCTGAAAAGCCAAAAGGCCTTGCCATGATGCAGGATCTGGTGGTGGAAGCTATCAACACGCTTATTGGAAACATGCTCAACAAAGCTGTCCCCCCAGAGAATAGCGGCCATGGTGCCATAAGCCGGGATGAAATTAACTCCATCACCATCGCTGGTAACACCACCATGACCCATCTGCTCCTGCAACTGGAGCCAGACAATATCAGACGTTCCCCCTATGTCCCTGTTTCCACATTTTTTCCTCCCCTGCGTGCAGCCGACCTCGGGATTGAGTTGCCGCAACACTGTGTATCCCTCCTCTTTCCTGCAATATCAAGCTATGTGGGTGGTGACATCGTGGCGGGAGTCATGGGATCCGGTATGTACCGTACAGAACTACTCACCCTGTTTATCGATGTGGGCACCAATGCGGAAATTGTTATCGGCAACAGGGAATGGCTTGCCTGTGCCGCCTGTTCGGCGGGGCCTGCCTTTGAGGGAGGAGGAATCACCCACGGCATGCGGGCAGTGGAAGGTGCCATCAGTGATTTCAGCCTCAACCCTGAAACCCTTGAGCCAATGAATGTAACCGAGGGCAACAAGGCTCCCATCGGTATCTGCGGTTCTGGTCTTCTTATCATTGTCGCCACCCTCTTTGAACACGGCGTCCTCAACCAGAGCGGAAAATTTAACGACCTTGACTCATCCCGCATTCGCAAAGGACGAAGCGGTATGGAGTATGTACTGGCCTGGGAAGATGAATGTGCTGCAGGTCATGACATCGTGCTCAACGAAGTGGACATCGACAACTTTATCCGGGCAAAAGCGGCAATCTTTGCCGGGGTTTCGACCCTCATGGAACAGGTGGGGCTGGAGGTGGGTGACCTTGAACAGGTTATCCTGGCCGGAGGCTTCGGTTCTTTTATCGACCTTGACAGCGCCATGACCGTGGGTCTGCTGCCGGAGATAGATCCTGACACAATTCTCTACGTGGGAAACGGCTCTCTGATGGGTGCCTGGATGAGTGAACTCTCCAACCATATCCGCCAGGATGTGGTTTCAGTGGTACGCAAGATGACAAGTTTTGAACTCTCGGAAGTCCCCAGCTTTAAGGATCAGTATGTGGCATCCATATTCCTGCCCCATACCGACCTCAGTCTTTTTCCCGGTGCTATGCAGCGAAGAGCTGCACGGACCCCACCCTCTATCCCACGGTAA
- a CDS encoding 4Fe-4S dicluster domain-containing protein codes for MIDLKELILSKDNLYPLLRKLRKEARLIAPVKNEHGDTLFRPVGDIDTTDIDLENQPQESLKPFFLPQQETLTGYTINKGEYSFSPPPPAKNTIFFGVRSCDLTALLYMDLIFSKPFKDATYFDRRNHSLIITLGCNQPFANCFCEATGSGPYLEYGYGLQFIDIGDRYYVSAGRGKGADLLNKWSYFFREVEEEDQNRRYQLFLEARGQFTRNIQVPHACRKLQQEPVAEAIWEKLSSRCYDCGGCAYVCPTCTCFSVDDKPQDNNSGIRVRSWDACTSSGFTRMTGGHNPVDRTRHALKRRFLHKLKHDFASHGKASCTGCGRCIDICFGGVDITTFIELFTQQEKP; via the coding sequence ATGATTGATTTAAAAGAGCTGATTCTGAGCAAGGACAACCTCTATCCGCTGCTGCGTAAACTAAGGAAGGAAGCCCGACTCATTGCACCGGTAAAAAACGAACACGGGGACACCCTCTTCAGACCTGTTGGCGACATAGATACAACGGATATCGATCTGGAAAATCAGCCACAGGAATCTCTCAAACCTTTCTTCCTTCCCCAACAGGAAACACTTACCGGATACACAATTAACAAGGGTGAGTACAGTTTCAGCCCGCCGCCCCCTGCCAAGAACACCATCTTCTTTGGTGTCAGATCCTGTGATCTTACTGCCCTTCTCTACATGGACCTTATTTTTTCCAAACCATTCAAAGACGCCACCTATTTTGACAGGCGTAACCATTCACTCATAATTACCCTGGGCTGCAACCAGCCATTTGCCAACTGCTTTTGCGAAGCCACGGGCAGCGGTCCATACCTGGAATACGGCTATGGCCTCCAATTTATTGACATTGGAGATCGCTACTACGTCTCGGCAGGTAGGGGGAAAGGAGCCGACCTCCTTAACAAATGGAGTTATTTTTTTCGTGAAGTTGAGGAAGAAGATCAAAATCGTCGATACCAGCTCTTTCTCGAAGCCCGGGGACAGTTCACCAGAAATATCCAGGTGCCCCATGCCTGCCGAAAGCTGCAGCAGGAACCTGTGGCTGAAGCAATATGGGAAAAACTCTCCAGCCGTTGCTATGATTGTGGCGGCTGCGCCTATGTCTGTCCCACATGTACCTGTTTTTCTGTGGATGACAAACCACAGGACAACAACAGCGGAATCCGGGTTCGAAGCTGGGACGCCTGCACCAGTAGTGGTTTTACCAGAATGACTGGAGGCCACAATCCTGTCGACCGCACCCGCCATGCCCTGAAAAGACGTTTTCTCCATAAACTGAAGCATGATTTTGCAAGTCACGGGAAAGCCTCCTGTACTGGGTGTGGACGCTGCATAGATATCTGTTTTGGTGGTGTCGACATCACCACTTTTATTGAGTTGTTCACACAGCAGGAGAAACCATGA
- a CDS encoding FAD/NAD(P)-binding protein: MNKNFIPAQAIIREIIRENEQIATFRLELTNKRLPFTFLPGQFLMLSVPHCGEAAISISSSPDRLPLVDLSIRRAGELTTAIHGMKKGDQVGIRGPFGKAFPIEDFANRDLLFVAGGIGLAPLKSVIDHCLFQSGLEEDAVQSITLLYGSRTPSDIAFKQAIESWQKQGVDCRLTVDEKDSTWNGHVGLVTELLTDVTITGNTKALVCGPPIMIRFVIASLADLGCGDESIFTTLERHMKCGMGICGHCHLDGRLICLDGPVFNVSQLKKLDVMEFAR, translated from the coding sequence ATGAATAAAAATTTCATTCCTGCCCAGGCCATCATCCGGGAAATTATCCGGGAAAATGAACAGATCGCCACATTTCGTCTGGAACTGACGAACAAGCGTCTCCCCTTCACCTTTCTTCCCGGCCAGTTTCTTATGCTCTCGGTACCCCATTGTGGGGAGGCGGCCATATCCATCTCATCTTCACCGGACAGGCTGCCACTCGTAGATCTCTCTATTCGCAGGGCCGGTGAACTCACGACAGCCATCCACGGAATGAAAAAAGGAGATCAGGTCGGAATACGAGGCCCCTTTGGTAAGGCCTTTCCCATCGAAGACTTTGCGAACCGGGATCTCCTCTTTGTAGCCGGAGGAATTGGTCTGGCTCCGCTCAAAAGCGTCATTGACCACTGCCTTTTTCAGAGCGGTCTTGAGGAAGACGCGGTGCAGAGCATCACCCTCCTCTACGGCAGCAGAACACCGTCAGATATCGCCTTCAAACAGGCGATAGAGTCGTGGCAGAAGCAGGGAGTGGATTGCAGACTAACGGTGGACGAAAAAGACAGCACCTGGAACGGCCATGTGGGGCTGGTAACAGAACTACTCACAGATGTCACCATAACCGGCAACACGAAGGCCCTTGTCTGCGGCCCCCCCATCATGATCCGCTTTGTCATTGCCAGCCTTGCCGATCTGGGCTGTGGCGACGAGTCAATTTTCACAACTCTCGAACGCCATATGAAATGCGGCATGGGGATTTGCGGGCACTGCCATCTGGACGGCAGGCTGATCTGTCTTGATGGCCCGGTTTTCAATGTGAGTCAGTTAAAAAAACTTGATGTAATGGAGTTTGCCAGATGA
- a CDS encoding cyclic nucleotide-binding domain-containing protein produces the protein MSTFLSKISKLDSIQDVALLSNQGETLFFDQKNNTPGDRERASSYWNEIISDLDQPQMAEFAFTNGRYYLTRTPIGYLIIGLKNDKALEKIKQACATILTKLSNPALCKRLLLNLLTQSEDILKPNIIRELLPYADEEVATVLMFLLRREKEIAPLVKEELLLLICQTLGYCSNNDAIAVLKAFLASRKSGVNTPGEQVIEAVRISIEQLEQNHPPKTQDGLQKAPSPGVRKTVQADIPQQQQIDELLNRGKKDEAVALIMQLIEQCAGKKQFEAADRLRDYLIKINPMALLEIIRAADVIEGAKQSGIDKKHLETWSKLTEIFSSEEFSALYHAMALRSYTKGKTIVQQGSTARTLLFINGGQVQLQALNQDTLIPLSVKGAGEIIGIETFFQASVWTDQAKSLGCEVFLLSRQKLDALKEQHPSLEPKLSDFCASFQSVSAELTKTGRNRRQFKRKNVSGRISFAVLNTNGTEITTEAKGDLIDISTGGVAFSIHSSQKKNAAALFGRQLRISFQTTTTTQIIIRRGTVQAVRDIDLIGNEYSLHLEFSEQLSYSELQQIAGASPEARS, from the coding sequence ATGAGTACTTTTTTAAGCAAAATCTCGAAACTTGATTCAATTCAAGATGTAGCTCTTCTGTCAAACCAGGGCGAAACTCTTTTCTTTGATCAAAAAAACAACACACCGGGAGACAGAGAAAGAGCATCTTCATACTGGAATGAGATCATTTCAGACTTAGATCAGCCTCAAATGGCTGAATTTGCGTTTACCAATGGAAGATACTATCTCACCCGCACCCCCATCGGCTATCTGATCATCGGATTAAAAAATGATAAGGCTCTCGAAAAAATCAAGCAGGCCTGCGCGACCATTCTCACAAAACTCTCCAACCCGGCACTCTGCAAACGACTCCTTTTAAACCTGTTGACTCAGTCTGAGGATATTCTCAAACCAAACATCATAAGAGAACTGCTTCCCTATGCTGATGAGGAAGTCGCGACTGTTCTTATGTTTCTTCTTCGCAGGGAAAAGGAGATCGCTCCACTGGTCAAGGAAGAACTGCTGCTGTTGATTTGCCAGACACTCGGATACTGTTCTAACAATGATGCTATAGCTGTTTTGAAAGCCTTTCTGGCCAGCCGTAAAAGCGGAGTAAACACTCCAGGCGAACAGGTCATAGAAGCAGTAAGGATATCCATAGAACAACTTGAACAGAACCATCCTCCCAAAACACAGGATGGCCTGCAGAAAGCGCCATCTCCTGGGGTCAGGAAAACAGTTCAAGCAGATATCCCCCAGCAACAACAGATTGATGAACTCCTTAACAGGGGGAAGAAAGACGAAGCAGTTGCGCTGATAATGCAGCTCATTGAGCAGTGCGCTGGCAAAAAACAGTTTGAAGCTGCAGATCGATTACGTGACTACCTTATTAAAATCAACCCCATGGCGTTGCTTGAAATCATTCGTGCTGCAGATGTGATTGAAGGGGCAAAACAGTCAGGGATAGATAAAAAACACCTGGAGACCTGGAGTAAACTAACGGAGATTTTCAGTAGTGAGGAGTTTTCAGCACTCTACCATGCCATGGCTCTGAGAAGTTACACAAAGGGGAAAACAATAGTACAGCAGGGCTCCACCGCCAGAACACTCCTTTTCATCAACGGTGGCCAGGTACAGCTTCAGGCACTTAATCAGGACACATTGATACCATTGAGTGTGAAGGGAGCAGGAGAAATTATCGGAATAGAAACATTTTTTCAGGCCTCAGTCTGGACGGATCAGGCTAAAAGTCTTGGTTGCGAGGTCTTTTTACTTTCACGGCAAAAACTTGACGCCCTCAAGGAACAGCACCCCTCTCTCGAACCAAAATTATCCGACTTCTGCGCCAGCTTCCAGTCGGTTAGTGCAGAATTGACAAAAACCGGCAGAAACAGAAGGCAATTCAAAAGAAAAAATGTATCGGGAAGAATCAGTTTTGCCGTTCTTAACACAAACGGCACGGAAATCACCACAGAAGCAAAGGGAGATCTTATTGATATTTCAACGGGCGGAGTGGCGTTTTCCATCCACTCATCCCAGAAGAAGAATGCTGCCGCCCTATTTGGTCGTCAACTCAGAATTAGCTTCCAGACTACGACAACAACACAGATTATCATTCGGAGAGGAACAGTACAGGCCGTTCGAGATATAGATCTTATCGGAAATGAATACTCCCTGCACCTGGAATTCAGCGAACAGTTGAGCTATTCAGAGTTGCAACAGATAGCCGGAGCGTCTCCAGAAGCCAGGTCCTGA